From the genome of Anopheles funestus chromosome 2RL, idAnoFuneDA-416_04, whole genome shotgun sequence:
TATATCAGGGGGCAGGTTATACAATGATTGGCTGAAATAATATTCCGATGTCTCTTATCGTAGAACACAACCGTGTGGCCCACAAAGTAAGGACGATAAAACGGCTCAAGGAAGAATGCGATTACCGGGTATGTTCAATGACGCGTAACGACGGTTAATCGATAGGGAAAACGTTGAGATGGTGTAATGGAAGAATTCCGAATTGTGCTGTTGCCGTGTTGCTGTGTCGTGTGGATAAGATAAGCTAACTATAACCTACAGCAACCGAATCTTTGTTATACAGTCACAAAAACGGTTAATATCAGTAATCAATTGCCCCCCAAACGAGATGATCTCCAGTGTTTACTGCCAAAAACAGGATTAATCCGTTTGGAAATATGACTTGATGCACGTTTTTAATTGTGTGCGATAAGTATTGCTCAAGGAATGAGCAGGGATTTCAAGCTCCtacttaaattaaataaaattgttgctCTTCCACGATCTATTACTTATGCAAACTAAGATAATGGAGCTTGATTGTttaaaaagtaaagtaaaaattgtattataaAACTACcagtttattttcttcaccaaGAATAATGTTCTGTATACACATAATCTAAGCCTAGGTTGCCTATATCAGTCTTCCCTCACAATCGTAAACAGTTCATCGAATACTTCAGCTGTACTTCGCCCATCGAATCATTACGATGCCAAAAGTAGCTAAGTCACGCTGTATGCTTCTACTGGCATATCATTGAATCATATATGCTCCACCGGAGGAAGTGGAAAGCACCCCACGCAAAAGCATCTAATCTTTCTGATCTAATGCTTTAATCCCGGGATGGATGGACTGACGTTCATAGAGGGTGAGTCCGGGTGATAAAATGTATCGCCGCAGCGCGATAAGATACAAAAGTATCAGTTGGCAATTGGTTATTTTGCTGTTAAATATCCTGCGCGTAACAACAAACGGAGCAGTACAGTGCGCAGTAAACTTTACCAGAGATCTCGACGGTTGTGCCAGTGTTTGAAGATGAAGACCATTCTGTTCGTAGTTGCTTGCCTTCCAGCGTTTGCATTCGGTCTTGCGGTGAGACCCTGTAAGTGCCGTAATTTACCATTATTCGgatggttttaattttgtacTAACCCCTTATTTCGCTGCCTTATGCCGGATGCTTTTGCAGGTGCCAATAATGCGCCCATTCCACAGGATGTACGCGTGGTAGGCTGCACGGCAGAACCGTGCGTCATTCCGATTGGCGGTATGGTCGATATGGACTGTGACTTCGTTTCGCCCCGTGCCACCCAAACTGTGCAGGCAACGCTCGACATCTTTTTGGGAGATTTCCGCGTACCGTACGATCTGCCTGCTGCGCAGCAGAATGCTTGCAACTTCTTCGAGGCCGGCAGCTGTCCGGTGACGGAGGGTGAGTTCATCAACTACCATTTGAACACACCGGCGGCCGCACCGTTCGCGGGCATCACTGTCGATCTGCAGCTTCAGCTGACTGACGACAATGGGCAACCACTGTTCTGCTTCCGTTCGTCTGCCCAGATCGTGGCCGTGTAAAACTATTCTCTGTGGTGTGCGACATTTGTAATGgacagtaaaaaacaaaaacgcagcTAATAAAATGATCTGTTGAAGGGGTTAGACGAAATGTCCCTTAATCAATGGTCCGTTGTGCATGCCGCGATTAAAGTGTGCAAGACTTATCTTATCTGGTTCTAAGCTCGAAGCTCTGCAGCTGCGGGAGCTGTTTATTATCTTAACCTTAACCCATGGCATGTTCAGTAGACTCTGAACGGTAGTTGTTACAACACGGTCGACAAGGATTGCAAAATGATCAAGCAAATCGTAGCAGTGGTTCTGATGTTCGTGGCTGTTGCCCAAGGATTGCAGACTATCCAATGTAAGTGGTTACGCTAGTTGTTAGCAATGTTTTAGCGGCTAGTTACGGCGGCGTAAcgtgtacaattttttttgtctgtgaaAGGCTCCAACAATCGACCTGCGCCCGAGGAAGTCATCATACCGGGATGCAGTAGTCTTCCCTGCTCGGTCCCGAACCAGTCGGATTTTAACTTTAGCGTGCGTTTCGCACCGACCTTCCCCACCAACACACTGACCGTGGACGTGCGTGCTTCGCTGTTGGGTCTTTTCCTTCCCTACGAGGTACCTGAGCATCTGCGCAATGGTTGCAACAACATTAACACTTCCTGCCCACTGACAGCCGGTCAGAGTGTAACACTCACCGGTACTGCACCGGTGGAGGCTCCACTTACTGGTGTCACGGTTACGATGGAGTTCGAAATTACCGGCGACGGTGGCCAGGTGGCCGTTTGCTTTGCCGCCACGGTGACCCTGACTTAAGGGGAACAAAcgtgaataaataataaaataaaaataaatgctttaCCAGCATAAGTGTTGAGTTTCTACTTCTTTTTCTTGGCTAAACGACCCCTAAGGacatgtcggccatttctagcttactagaaacttttttttaccacgtttACCACGAGTTGGACAGTTAGTCCTTGTTACGGGGGcatggtccggatgggatttgatacccggttctgtcgtgtggaaccagcgctgtttatcacatacactaccGGGCTACCCCAATGTTGAgtttattttgcataaattacTGATTTTGTTGTCTGTTCTGCTATTTATTGTTTAACAACCTTCTTGATCCGTATCATAATTTATTGATTCAATGGTACTAAAAATACACGTCGACTTATCGCTGTTAAAACACCTGTTTCAATACCTCGTATTAAATTTTCTCGTCatcttgtaaaataaaataaaaaaatctcttgACGTCAATACCATCTCAAAAAAGTTTatataaaacgaaaacaaaataaattgtaaaaacaaagcaaaacaaaacagtataTACCCTAAAGGCAGAGATGGCAAATGTGTTGTAAATAATATCCAATTTCCCACTAATTCGAAAATGATTTTTGCATCGCTGCTCATTGCCTAATATAattgttgtaaacaaacggtatTTACACCGACCGCCGCTGTCACTGCGGTTTCTAATGTCGACATAAATGTGTAGATCTTGTCATTCGATCAAAAAGGTTAGAACTGTGGTGAGTTTAGGTTTGCGaaaacttataaaatgggcgggatcacaaacaacgaacctcttttgtagaaaatcgGCAAGGAATAAAGCAACTAATTTTTTGCTTCGCAATAGCGTTCCTAAAGAAAGTCTGAAAAAGCCGCGTTTTTCtacattccaaaaaattagtttggaaattctaaaattccaaaaaattagttaGATTCGTTATTATTTGCAACTTATTTGCTACGAACTACTAATTTCGGGCGCGCTTCTACAAATTCCGCTAAAAGGTGTAAGTATTATCCACCGGGGATAATCGCGAACGCGAGTAAAGTTTCGGGAGTGCAATTGTGATCAGTGCGCGCGAGTGTAAAAGGTGAATCGCGAGATGGAACACGACGATCTGACGGTGCAAGACGGGCGTATGACGAGCCAGCGAGAGGGCCATGAAACACCCTCGATTGACCGGCCGGCAGAGCACGACAACGTAGTCGCGGTGAATACGACGCCATCGTGTTCAGCTCAAGTACCCGTGGCCGTCGAAGGATCGCCCCAGAGCGAAGGGAGGCTAAGCCACCGAGGCGAGCAAACTATGCAAACCCCGTGGGGATATTTTCCGGTAAGATACACGAACGTCGGTACGCCGAACGTGACACCGCAGATAGCCCGGCCGCTCCCTAACCAGAAATCGGCAAGCGCACAAAATGATCATACACAACCGGACTTCGCGGGAGGCGTCAATGATGGCGCATCCAACTCAGCGATGGCGAACACTCATCGGACAGTGACCCCTGGCTGGTTAATGACCTCCGAGCAGGAACTACGAAGGAAGCAGCTTGAGCTTGATCGGTTAAAAATCGAAGTGCAACAAGGTTTAGTGGAACTCCGCGAGCGTGAGCTGGAGTTATTAAAAATAGGTCGAGTAGATGCGAGCGAACCACCTACCGAATTGGAAAAGGCGAGTGCATGGCTGCTGAACAAAGAAAATGGTGTTTCAACTGACGCTGCGGAAAGGCCCATCGGATCCTTCGAAAAGGTCCAACGCTCTCGATATGCGGATAACCCGACCACAGCCACACGAAACCCAGCAACGTTATATGAAGCAACTACGCCATGTGATCCGGATTTCCGGGAGTGGCAACGCGCGCTCGATGAACTTCTGTCGCGAGATCCTCGCAACAGGCACAAGACGACGCACGGAAACGGTAACAACTTTGGACACAGCACTTTGGCACAACCATTCGGACACGAGTATCAACACGGCACAtcggcacaaacacacgctcaATTTTACGGACGCAGCACCTCTTCACCACCCCGCGTACAAGATCGCGGATACAACACCTTCGCACAGCCTCACGGACCCGTTCACCAGGCTAGCGCATTTACACATCCACACACGATCGCACCTGGAACTCACCCGTACAACCCGTTGACTGATGGACATGCAGGAACTTTCGGATATTCCGGATACACATTCTTGAGCCAATCCCAAATTGCCGCAAGAAAGGCCAGCGGAAGAGAGTTGCCTACCTTCTCAGGATCAGCAGAACAGTGGCCACTCTTTATTGCAAGCTACGAGCACTCTACGGCGGTCTGCGGTTATTCCGACGATGAAAACCTGATGAGGTTGCAGAAAGCGTTGAAAGGAGCTGCATTGGAAGCGGTGAgttcgttgctgttgctgccatCGGGATTGAAGGAAGCTATAGCCACACTCAAGCTGCGCTTCGGTAGACCTGATGTGATTGTGGACGCGTTGATAGAGAAAGTGAGGAGCATGCCAGCACCAAGAGCTGATAGACTGGAGACTTTGGCCGACTTTGGATTCGCGGTACGAAACATGTGTGCGACCATCAGGGCGTCTGGGCTGCCCGAATACACATGCAACGTAGTCCTGATGAAGGAGCTGGTATCGAAACTGCCGCCGACGACCTGCATCGAGTGGGCGAGACATCAACAGCGGTTACCCAGCGTAACGTTGACGGAGTTCGGGAGTTGGATCAGCGACCTGGCAGAGGCTCTTAGTAGAGTGGTTCCCGCAAGATCTGACGGACTGTCAGACACAGACCGCCGGCGCAGTGGGAAACCTTCACGACCAGAGCAGCGTCATCCGACCACCACGCACATGAACGTGCACGCTACAGCCCCGAGCGGTAAGTACACTCCTCCTACACCTAAATGTTCTGCATGCCAGGGAGAGTGTGCAGCCCTAGTTGATTGTCAACGTTTCCTCGAGATGACGGTAGCTGCAAGAAAGGAACACGTAAGTGAATGTAAACTGTgccgaaaatgtttaaaacgtCATAAAGGGTGGTGCCATCTTAAAACGCTCTGTGGTTTGAACGGCTGCGAGGCGATGCATCACAAGCTACTTCATGGGGCCTTGAGTACCAGTAACGCGCCGGAGAAGCACTGTTTAACGCATTCCGGCTCAAATGATCGCACCTTGTTCCGTTATGTCCCGGTAATGGTACGTGGTAAAGACGGCAGAGTGGTTCACACGTTCGCGTTTCTCGACGAAGGATCATCGTCGACCTTCATGGACCACAGTCTGGTGGAAGAGTTGGGTTTGAGTGGTATGTCCCGGCCGTTGTGTCTCAAGTGGACAGGAGATGCAACCAGAGATGAAAAGGCCTCCGTCCAATTAGCGGTGCAGATCTCTGGTGCATACAAAGGGGCTCCCGTACacgacttggctaaggtgcacACCGTTACCAATCTAGCGTTACCCTCACAGTCGATTGATATGCAACAATTGGAAGCAGCGTACCCACACCTGAAACGTTTGCAGCTAACTTCTTACACAAATGCCGTACCTCGACTTCTAATTGGTGTAGATAACTGTAGATTGGGAAAATCTCTAAAATGTATAGAAGGAAGGATGAACGAACCAATTGCATCAAAAACGCGCCTGGGCTGGATTATATACGGACCGTGTCCGATTGCAACCGCTAACGTGACTGGAGGTCACAGAAACTTTCATATTTGCAGTGTCGAGGGAAACAGCGATGATCTGCCGACGGCTGAGGTCAAGGCTTATCCCTCTCTGGATTCGCTCGGTATCACTAAACTTCCGCGTCAACTCAAATTCAAGCACGATGAACAGGCGTTGGCGATACGTAGCGAGGAAACGAAGCTGCAGGGTGACAGGTTCGAAACAGGACAACGTTGGAAATACGACGACAACCGCTTGCCGTGTAACAAAGCTGCCGCCTTGAAACGCCACGTGATCCCGAAGTTGACCAAAACACCGGATCTAACACCAAGTCGCTGGTTCAACGAGCCGAGTTTCCTATGGGACCCAGAGTCGAACTGGCCGATGTATGAAGCACCTACTACGAGTACAGCCGAGGCACTACGTCCCAACGTGGTACATCACAGCATCGTTGATCAGCTAATAGAATTCAACCGCTTTTCCAGATGGAAAAGGCTTCTGCGAGCAGTAGGATATGCGGTAAGATTCATTCCTAACGTCCGTCGTGCCATGCGGAGACACATCTTTTTAGGAGGACCACTAACGCAGAAGGAACGGGCGCAAGCTGAGTGTATTCTGTTTAGCAGAATACAAGCAGATGTTTATGCACGCGTGCTATGTTGCCTGAAAAGGGAGCCACCCCGGTCGCAGCCATGGAAGAGCAGAGTAGAGAAGAGCAGCCCGCTTTACAAACTTTCACCGGTACTCGACGCACACGAAGTAGTGAGGATGCGAGGACGACTAGCCGGTACCTTGAATGTCAGCGAAACACTCCGCCAAAGGGGAATTATATTTACCTGTCGGACGTCCCGAGCGATGCACCTGGAGATGGCTCATTTACTGATCACGGCTTCCTGTATCATGGCGATTCGACGTTTTGTTCGACGTGGAAAACCCTGGGAGATGATTCCGAATTTGGTCGGTTCGGCACGGGAACTGGAAGAGGCACTTCACGCTGTTGATGTCGACGCGCTGATGGCTGAATTTGCTGGCACGGATATGAAGTGGAGCTTCAACCCGCCGGCTGCCCCACACTTCGGCGGATGCTGGGAGCGGTTGGTCCGCTCTGTAAAGAAGGTTCTAGGTCAGTTCAATTTACCACGGAACCCGACGGATGAAGTCCTGATGTCCGCGTTCACCGAAATCGAGGTCGACATCAATTCGAGACTACTGACATACGTACCATCGAAGCCGCCCGTCGTATTTACCGAAGGTGGTGCCGTCGTGAAATCAGCTTGGCGAGCCGCTCAGCACTTCGCCGGCTTATTCTGGAAGAGGTGGATAGCCGAATATCTTTCTAGGTTGACCCGTCGATCGAAGTGGTTCGAAAACGTGCGGCCAATCCAGCTGGGTGACACAGTAGTAGCAATCGATAACTGTTTACCGCACAACAGTTGGCCAAAAGCTCGTGTGATCGCGGTATTTAGGGCCGAAGATGGTAAAGTGAGATAGGCGAGCGTTCGAACTACTAGCGGCATTTACAAACGTCCTGCAACGAAACTAGCGTTATTTAAATATCGACAGCAAAATACTTACCGGTGAGGAGAGAGATTAGTACGATAGCAAGCGCGTGCGAAAATTGACAACGAAAACATTAATGACAGCGACAGGAAGTTGAGTGAGATATAAAGATCGGTTTTCTCACTGCAGGGGGcaatgttgtaaacaaacggtatTTACACCGACCGCCGCTGTCACTGCGGTTTCTAATGTCGACATAAATGTGTAGATCTTGTCATTCGATCAAAAAGGTTAGAACTGTGGTGAGTTTAGGTTTGCGAAAACTTATAAAATGAGCGGGAtcacaaacaacgaacctcttttgtagaaaatcgGCAAGGAATAAAGCAACTAATTTTTTGCTTCGCAATAGCGTTCCTAAAGAAAGTCTGAAAAAGCCGCGTTTTTCTACAATAATCATACGTTGAGATGTATTATTTGAATTTAGGATAAATTTTTTACTAAATAAAATTTCGGCTCTAACGTAAACAACTGTTGCAATTGTCGTGTACTAAAACCTGTACTAACAATAGCATTGAGGAGGgcttgaaatgtttcaccgtATGTTGCGAATATTTTGTTACGCCTTTAATTATAGAGCTGGTTGTCGATTTGTTTCCACCAAATTACAAGAGAGCTGCGATGTAGAACTGGGAGAACAAGGTGAGATACAGATTTCTGTTCCTCAATGAATTACTCTGCGATAGAAATGATTTCTTATCGGATCGTACAGGTTGATGATAAGGCTACGTTTATGTTACACTTTGCGTAAGTTGCAAACCCGATACGTTTTATGAACTTTAAACTGACTCACACACGGTAGAGGCACTAGGAAAAACGTGATTACCGTCGTTGACGCTTATCGAACGCGATTGATTAGTGTATTGGTCAGGTGTTCTTATAATTAGAAAAGTAAGGCACCATGTCCATTGCAGAAGTCCGGGAGATCCTCACCGTACGATAACTGGACCACAACATCTTGCAGGTGTCCCGAACACCTGCACTTCGTTCGGATAAGATTAGTCTTCACATCAAGGTGATTTGCACCATCGACAGATGTACCGTGGTATAAAAACATGCGTACCCGATCCTGGGACAGTCAAGTGCAGAGTGCCGGCGTGCAGACAATTAGAGTCTCAAATCAGCTCACGAGGAAGGCTCCATTCAACCAACTATCCGTCAAAGATGTACCGGTTCGCAGTTTTGCTAGTGGCCCTCGTTGCCAGCGGTAGCCTTACGGAGGCACTGGAGACTCATGCCTGCTCAAACGGACGCCCTCATCCGGGAAGGGTGGAGATCTCTGGATGTGCGCAAATGCCCTGCGAGCTGGTTCGTGGTAGCGATGTCGGAATGGTTCTAGATTGGGAAGCACGTAAGTGAAGCGCGATGGCCATAGAACAATATTATGGCTTAGTGATTTGAAGGTATACTAAGTATATTTCTGTCTTTCTTACAGCATTCTCTGCCCAATCGTTGCACTATCGTGTAGTGGCTACCGCCCTCGGTATCACCGCTCCTTATGAGTTGCCGCCAGATCGTGCTGCTGCCTGCAATTGGCTGTCCGGTTCTGCGTGCCCCATCAGCCAGGGTGAAGACATCGTCAGCACTCTTAGCATGCCTGTTCTACCGATCTACCCGCTGGTCAGTCTAGTTATTGAAGTAAGCGTGATAGATGAGCAgacacgtacacacacgtgCTTTGCTGTGGATGCTCGTGTGGTTGTTGCTTAAAAGCGAACCATAATCGTGATATGTAATgtagtgaaataaatttaaatgcaaTAGAATAGATGCTAAACGATAAACAACCATCGTAGTTTGATTTTAGAATAATCGTTTTAACAACTTTAGTATCGTCGTTGTTGGATAATATGCTCCAAGTTTggtattcaaaattatttaaaaaaaactctcaaatGCACTTTAATGTTTAATCAAAATAGTTTGTTGTCTTATTTGCACATGCCcttgttttctttatcatcACAATAATGATTATAAACAATTTCTACTGTTCCTGCTATGATGCACagtgaaaatttgaaactaaaaaatgcaaaaatgttgtagaatattctacaaaaaaatagaaaattcttTTGTCTGAACAAAAtatgtaagaaaaataaaaccgtacACTAACACACttgtaaacaaaataagaTGTTTGTATCATCGATCTTATCAACTTTTCCGACCATGGCTCAGTCTCGATGAATAAGGAAAAACGGCGTTCCCCtgtataaaattatttgatttgGGAGTATCATTCGCAGAAGAAAAGTTGCTTGATAATCAAGTAAAAAGTTTCTTAATGAAGTTGATTAACGATTTCGTTACGAGTTTAATGTTTGCTTATTACTTTAAGAAACTTCTTGTACGAATTTCCAGgccaaattaacaaaaaagtagATTAGTGAACGATCGTTTAAATATTCACCTTCCAGTagtggtgaaaattaatttgaacagATATTAAACTCACCAGTGTGCAGCACCATCTAGCTGTGAATAGTTGAAGCACGTAACGTTAGGGAGTGTTCTGTCTCATCTCTCtttaaatgtaattttgtAATCATATCTGTCGGTTTTAGCGAAATTAGTAAAATCACGACACCTTTTACATGCATTATTATTCAATGCTACTATTTCTCAGAGGCACAGCAATGGTTTGTGGGTTTAATACTGCTTCCAAAGGGGTTTAGTACTGCTGTATCGTAAAACAAATCCATTCATCTGGTTCAACAGCAACTGCAACAATTGACTGAGTCCATAATTTAGTATTGCTTTGTCAATACTAATTGGTTTCTTTCGATAGTTTCTAGAAATCAATTCCGTATTTTCTTATCGATTCCTTACGTTTCgtaacatttatttaaacagcatacattaaaataattagaaCTAAACCGAAGTGTGTGACCATGCCAGCACGTGTTACATGACAATGTATGATCAATCCGCAAGTAGTGCGATAAAATAACTTCTTTCACTACTTTAGTGCTATGTCGAACAAAAATGGTAAGCAACTTCAGACTACACGCCCTGAGAATCTCCTGTTGACCACTCCACGGTATCAATAGCGTAACGAAGTTAGCGTTATCATTAAATTGTTGTTACGATTACGGCAGCCAGATTCGTCAGCAAGTACTTGAACTCAACGCATGGCTCAACGGGAAGAAGAAGTCCACACTCATCCACCACGAATGGAAAGggtccaaaaaaaacacacgcgaaAAGTACATGAACTGGGCGATTTGGCAAATCCAGCCGCAATTATAACAATTCGGTGCCTCAAGTGGACCACCTGTTCGCTTTTATCGCTGGGCTTATCGCCGCTGGTAGTTATCATGGGATTCACTTCAATaaagtaagaaaaagttgactaaaacacaaaaaaactttcctcCTGTACAGACCTATCAGACGATGTACGTACGCCAGGGCTCTTCGATACATGGTATTTTCTTAGCGACCCGTACCACCTATATAGACCCGTGCAATGGTGCGTTAAAGATCTTTctacaacaccaaaaaaaaatttacaacccTTTGCGGTTGCTTCGAGCTGGCGTATAAAAACGGGCGCCAAAATTAGGATAGCTTGTCAAACGTGAAAGCTTATTGGCGGCAGCAAGAAGTTTAGGAAGTCTCGCAAACAACCACAACCATGATCCGCGCTCTTCTTCTGATTGCCCTCGTGCCAGCTGTTGTATACGGTAACGTTGGCCGTGCCTGCACGGGTGGACGTCCGCAAGCGGCCAATGTCGACATTGTTGGTTGCAGTGCTCCGCCTTGCGATCTGATCCGCGGCCAGGACGTGATCGCTTACATTGATTTCACTACTGGTAAGTAGTAGCATTGGAGGATGGTTTCGATTGTCGCATTCTAATAACAAACACGCTTCACACTCGACCTTTGCTGTAGACCGTGCTGTTACCTCCATGACGACTGTCCCGACGGCTACCGCTCTCGGTATCACCGCACCCTACCCGCTTCCGGCTGAGTTTGCTGATACTTGTGCTTGGCTTGAGGGTTCCAGCTGTCCCCTTAGTGCCAACGAGGACGTTACCTACCGACTAACGATTCCGGTACTGTCGATCTATCCGCTGGTTAGTTTGAGCATCGAAATCGATATTGTGGACGATAACGACGAATCTGTCACCTGTTTCGTGGTTGATGCGCAAGTCGTTCCAGCTAATTAAGtggaaataaaagcaaactgTAGTGTTCTAAagtaattgatttattcatctTTTCTATCCCGGCGCTCTACAGATATTGAATATTGAGAGAAAAAGTGTCAAATCGTATGCGAAATGTTTTCGATTAACATTTTCCATACGATTTGACACTTTTTTGCTCAATGTTCAATAACTGTAGAACGCCGAGTATACGTACTTCACGCAAAAACATTATTGTAACAGACAGTGTATACTTTAGACCACCTTCGCTGCTAGCTGGAAGCAGGTAACAGCCGTATCATCCTGATCAACTAGCTTCAGTTCCACCGTCAACGTTATGGAAGGATAACTTGCCAGCACTGGTATGCGCAGCTGGTACGTCACATCCTCATCTTGGGATACAGGACACATGCCTCCGATGAGCGACTTGCATGCATCTTTCTGATCATCCGGCAGCTCGAAAGGTATCGTTGCTCCAGCAAAGATTGTTTGTATCTTTGGCACAAGTGATACCAATTGTCGATCTGCCTTAAAGTCGACCAACACTGTCGAATCCTTTCCCTTCTGCAATTCGCACGGCGATGCCGCACATCCGATCACATCCACCGATGCTGGCAGTGGACCGTCAGAACCTGCAGAATATCCAAAGTGAATGAGCTTGTTTCCTTGGTAGCTGCTCGAAAGAAACACACAGTTCACTTACACTGCTGTACTATAACTACATCTGCAGTGGCCAGACTGGAAAAGGCAATAATGGACACAAACGCTAGCAGCTGCATGATGAAATTGGAAGATGGAAATACAAGTGCCAAGGAATTCTAGAAGCACATTGCTTAAATACCTGCAAACCTGCGGATCGTTACAACGCTGAAGAGAATTCAACACTTAAACATTCGGATTTCCATTGCTATCGATTAGGCTCGGCTGTACAACTGCaagtaaaaaaacgaatggcaTACACCTGGTGTTTCA
Proteins encoded in this window:
- the LOC125761463 gene encoding NPC intracellular cholesterol transporter 2-like; translation: MKTILFVVACLPAFAFGLAVRPCANNAPIPQDVRVVGCTAEPCVIPIGGMVDMDCDFVSPRATQTVQATLDIFLGDFRVPYDLPAAQQNACNFFEAGSCPVTEGEFINYHLNTPAAAPFAGITVDLQLQLTDDNGQPLFCFRSSAQIVAV
- the LOC125761464 gene encoding uncharacterized protein LOC125761464 encodes the protein MIKQIVAVVLMFVAVAQGLQTIQCSNNRPAPEEVIIPGCSSLPCSVPNQSDFNFSVRFAPTFPTNTLTVDVRASLLGLFLPYEVPEHLRNGCNNINTSCPLTAGQSVTLTGTAPVEAPLTGVTVTMEFEITGDGGQVAVCFAATVTLT
- the LOC125764638 gene encoding uncharacterized protein LOC125764638, with translation MYRGIKTCVPDPGTVKCRVPACRQLESQISSRGRLHSTNYPSKMYRFAVLLVALVASGSLTEALETHACSNGRPHPGRVEISGCAQMPCELVRGSDVGMVLDWEAPFSAQSLHYRVVATALGITAPYELPPDRAAACNWLSGSACPISQGEDIVSTLSMPVLPIYPLVSLVIEVSVIDEQTRTHTCFAVDARVVVEVSQTTTTMIRALLLIALVPAVVYGNVGRACTGGRPQAANVDIVGCSAPPCDLIRGQDVIAYIDFTTDRAVTSMTTVPTATALGITAPYPLPAEFADTCAWLEGSSCPLSANEDVTYRLTIPVLSIYPLVSLSIEIDIVDDNDESVTCFVVDAQVVPAN
- the LOC125761462 gene encoding NPC intracellular cholesterol transporter 2-like, with the protein product MQLLAFVSIIAFSSLATADVVIVQQCSDGPLPASVDVIGCAASPCELQKGKDSTVLVDFKADRQLVSLVPKIQTIFAGATIPFELPDDQKDACKSLIGGMCPVSQDEDVTYQLRIPVLASYPSITLTVELKLVDQDDTAVTCFQLAAKVV